Proteins from a genomic interval of Trifolium pratense cultivar HEN17-A07 linkage group LG6, ARS_RC_1.1, whole genome shotgun sequence:
- the LOC123889890 gene encoding vesicle-associated membrane protein 722-like yields the protein MVQQSLIYSFVARGTVVLAEHTDFIGNFPEIALQCLQRLPATNTKFTYNTNGHTFNYLAHDGFTYCIVAVESFDGHIAMAFLERIKEDFTKRYGGGKAATATSKSLNKEFGLKLKEHMQYCVEHPEEISQLAKVKAQVSEVQDVMMQNIDQVLNRQVKIDVLMDKSDNLRSEAQVFRQNGGQLRRKMWFQNMKIKLIILAIIIVIILIIVLVVT from the exons ATGGTGCAACAATCATTGATATACAGCTTCGTGGCGCGCGGCACGGTGGTCCTGGCTGAGCATACTGATTTCATCGGAAACTTCCCTGAAATAGCATTGCAATGCCTGCAGAGACTCCCGGCAACCAACACGAAGTTTACTTACAACACAAACGGCCATACCTTCAACTACCTTGCCCATGATGGATTCA cttattgcATTGTTGCAGTGGAGTCTTTTGATGGCCATATTGCAATGGCCTTTCTTGAACGCATCAAGGAGGACTTTACCAAAAGATATGGTGGAGGAAAAGCTGCAACTGCAACATCTAAAAGCTTAAACAAAGAATTTGG ACTGAAATTGAAGGAGCATATGCAATATTGTGTGGAACATCCAGAAGAGATTAGCCAACTTGCCAAAGTGAAAGCTCAAGTTTCTGAAGTCCAAGATGTTATGATGCAAAATATTGATCAG GTCCTTAATCGTCAAGTCAAGATTGATGTTTTGATGGACAAATCTGACAACCTTCGCAGTGAG GCACAAGTTTTCAGGCAGAATGGAGGCCAACTAAGAAGAAAGATGTGGTTTCAAAACATgaagataaaattaataattcttGCCATCATAATTGTCATCATTCTTATAATTGTTCTTGTTGTTACATAA